The following proteins come from a genomic window of Acanthopagrus latus isolate v.2019 chromosome 5, fAcaLat1.1, whole genome shotgun sequence:
- the LOC119019733 gene encoding isotocin-neurophysin IT 1-like, whose translation MTGAAVSMCLVFLLSVCSACYISNCPIGGKRSIMDAPLRKCMSCGPGDRGRCFGPNICCGEGLGCLLGSPETAHCVEENYLLTPCQAGGRPCGSEGGRCAASGLCCDAESCTTDQSCLIEEEGDDQSSQSEGSDTGDIILRLLHLAGHTSPHRIHQ comes from the exons AtgactggagctgctgtgtcCATGTgccttgtttttctgctgtctgTATGTTCAGCGTGTTACATCTCTAACTGTCCCATCGGAGGGAAGAGATCCATCATGGATGCACCGCTGCGCAAG TGCATGTCGTGTGGCCCCGGAGACAGGGGCCGCTGCTTCGGCCCCAACATCTGCTGCGGGGAGGGCCTCGGCTGTCTGCTGGGCTCCCCGGAAACAGCTCACTGCGTGGAGGAGAACTATCTGCTCACCCCCTGCCAGGCGGGAGGGAGACCCTGTGGCTCTGAAGGAGGACGCTGCGCTGCTTCAGGACTCTGCTGCGATGCAG agAGCTGCACCACAGACCAATCCTGCCTCatcgaggaggagggagacgacCAAAGCAGCCAATCCGAAGGCAGCGACACCGGTGACATCATCCTCAGGCTCCTGCATCTGGCCGGCCACACTTCTCCTCATCGAATTCACCAGTGA